The following are encoded in a window of Falco biarmicus isolate bFalBia1 chromosome 8, bFalBia1.pri, whole genome shotgun sequence genomic DNA:
- the ACKR3 gene encoding atypical chemokine receptor 3: MSALDFTSILDFLETANLTEINWTCNNGDCITVDATTCPGTLNKSALLYTLSFFYIFIFVIGLVANSVVVWVNLQAKMTGYETHLYIFNLAIADLCVVITLPVWVVSLVQHNQWHMGEITCKITHLIFSINLYSSIFFLACMSVDRYLSVAYFTNSSNRKKKIIRRCICILVWLLAFSASLPDTYYLKTVSSNNETYCRPVYPEESFKEWLIGMELISVVLGFLIPFPIIAVFYFLLAKTISTSSDQERKSNGKIIFSYVVVFLVCWLPYHVAVLLDIFYSLHFIPFSCQMENFLYATLHITQCFSLVHCCVNPILYSFINRNYRYELMKAFIFKYSAKTGLTKLIDASRVSEAEYSALEQNAK; the protein is encoded by the coding sequence ATGAGCGCGCTTGATTTTACTTCCATCCTTGATTTTCTGGAGACAGCCAACTTGACAGAGATCAACTGGACGTGCAACAACGGTGACTGCATCACAGTTGATGCGACAACATGCCCTGGCACGCTCAACAAAAGCGCCCTGCTATACACCCTGTCCTTCTTCTACATTTTCATCTTTGTCATAGGGCTGGTGGCCAACTCTGTTGTAGTGTGGGTCAACCTCCAAGCCAAAATGACTGGCTATGAAACCCACCTCTACATCTTCAATTTGGCTATCGCTGATCTGTGCGTTGTCATCACCCTTCCAGTGTGGGTCGTCTCCCTCGTCCAGCATAACCAGTGGCACATGGGAGAAATCACGTGCAAGATAACTCACCTTATATTTTCCATCAACTTGTACAGCAGCATCTTCTTCCTGGCTTGCATGAGTGTGGACCGCTACCTCTCAGTTGCCTATTTCACCAATTCCAGCAATCGCAAGAAGAAGATAATACGTCGCTGCATCTGCATCTTAGTGTGGCTGCTTGCCTTCTCCGCGTCTCTCCCAGACACCTATTATCTCAAGACTGTTTCTTCCAACAACGAAACCTATTGCCGTCCTGTCTATCCAGAGGAGAGCTTCAAAGAGTGGTTGATTGGCATGGAGCTCATCTCTGTCGTGCTGGGCTTTCTTATCCCTTTTCCCATCATTGctgtcttttatttccttcttgcGAAGACCATCTCCACCTCCAGTGACCAAGAGAGGAAGAGCAATGGGAAGATCATTTTCTCCTACGTTGTTGTGTTTCTCGTCTGCTGGCTACCCTACCATGTCGCTGTCCTGCTTGACATCTTCTACAGCCTTCATTTCATACCTTTCAGTTGTCAGATGGAGAACTTCTTGTACGCCACTCTGCACATCACTCAGTGTTTCTCTCTGGTCCATTGTTGCGTCAACCCCATCCTGTACAGCTTCATTAACCGCAACTACAGATACGAGCTCATGAAAGCCTTTATTTTCAAGTACTCTGCCAAAACCGGTCTCACTAAACTTATCGATGCTTCCAGAGTGTCGGAAGCAGAATACTCTGCTCTGGAGCAAAATGCCAAATGA